ATCGTCAACTTTTTAGCTCAACCCGAACCTAAATTGATCTCAATCagtattttttcgttaaccaATTCGTCACAGTTGAGCTTGATTTCCGTTTTATGGTTAACAAATAGTTCAAGCAAGGTTGTGCTCGACCATATTTTGCGAGCTCAACCACAAAAGTTCAACCACAGTCCAGACTGTGGTTGAACTAAATTCAAGTTGGTTGACCCTCCCACTTTATAataattcttattttctttaatctggcagcctttttttttgttcaagccATCACAGCAGACGGCTTTCTTTAGATAGGGATGTTGTGACACGTGGGTCGTGGTACacgtttgtaaatttttttttctgtcacAATGAATGCAAAGTGTGAAGGTTTTACCTCTTGGCCTTAAAACAGGCCAAGAggtacaataaaaaataaaaaaataaaaatatataaaaaaaataataaaaatacgtgAAACTTTGTAATAATTCCTACATTAACATTTATTACCATTCCAGAAATTTGAGATTAGAGATAAGTAAATAACTACTGAATAGacattgaagaaattgtgTCATCTGCATTTTGTTGTTACAAATTTTTCATGTTGACGTATTACGTCTGCTACTCCACACTAAtcaatatattaaaaaattttagaaaatttcaataaactaCGTAATACTATtatcaatatttttgaaaaaatttacaCTCACCGTTATTTCctaaaactttattttttttttatttctatcaaATTTACAATTAAGCATTTCTGAAAGGGATGAGAAAGGATGAGGAGCTTTCCACATGTTGAgatcaattttcgttttatggttAACTGCGTAGTTTAACCAAAAAGTTCTACTCAACCAACGTAAAAACCGTTTTATGGTCAACCAAAAAGTTGAGTTGCTCAACTACAGGTTGACGATAAAATGCACCCTTATCTTCTCGGCGTTTCCTACTCTTCGCAATGCTTGCGATCCTGCAAAGGCAGAAACTGAGTGGGGGTCCTCATCCCTAACATCTACTGATGAACTTGGCCTTCAAACTGAATATGAATTGAGGCTTCTTTCTGCCGCAACGTTTTGGATTTTagttttgaaattgaaaagttCAACTGGTTTGTTTCTTAATTTTGCTGTAGTTATTactttcatcttttcattgCCATACAGCAGTGCAATCGCTGGAcgagtttttagttttctcAAAATCAATCGAAATGATCACAGGAATTGCCTGAGTAATGACGTTCTTCTTAATTTAACGAGGACAAAGTTCCTGATGAAAAACACTAAGTCAACGGCAGCTACGATTACATTTCCCGATAAGCTTATTGATCGAGTGCAAAAAGTGCGTGCAAACGCCATCATTGTTTCAGATTAATTATAAGATCTAAGAATTTTTCTGTCTCTatcttgttttattgtttAGTCAATTACGTTATCTTGTCAACATTTGTGTCGCTTTCTCAAAAAATGTCTCAAAACTGCATTTTAAAACTCAGATaatcaaaaattcaaaaacctAAGTGATAACCAAGTGATTTGCAATacaaatttgaatatttgtaTATTCcagaaatgttaaaaacctAAATTTTTTATGGCTACATATACATTTACACTGTTAGTAAGAGAATAACAGTATATAAAACCAACGGATAATGTGAGTATAAAAATAATTTCTGGAAAGGATAGTATTGGATAATCTGGTAATGTCAAAAGGATAGCCCAAAAAAAGTCGTGGCAGCACTGGTACGTAGTAACCACACACGTGTGAGAGCTAGCAGACGAGAAAGAGACGTAACATTTCTCAAGTTCAGACAGGTCTGTTGACCACAGCGCCACCACCTCAATCGGGTTCAGCAATGTACCAGTGTCTTACTTCAATAGTAACAGTGTAGTGATTTTGTAACAGTTACTATCAACGGGAAATTCCACAATATCTTCAATCACAACAATTGAACCGCTTTCGAACAAACAGACATTATTAGGGAAAACATTAGATATAGTGAAGgtagagaaaatcaattttttcagTGTTTTCATCATTGTACATTTAATTAAAAGGTTTTCGTTAGAAACCCGCGCTTTTGAGCTAATTGATTCCAATTCTAATGCTTCATACGTTGAAAGAATATTCCCTAAACTGGCCATTGGCAAGAGGTACTTCTGTTTTTCCAATAATCGATTTCTCTACTGCTCCAACGGCAAATGCCCTGACGCTAGCTATATTTTAAGaaatctgaattttttttttaatggaaacGCACTGTTACATTCTACGCCGCATTGATATTTTAAAACATCGTCTGGTATATGCATAAGTTCATGAGCAGTGAAACGAACAtgaatttttagttctatGAGTTTTAAAATGTAGACTTTAATTCTCGTCTTATTCTGGAATTCGACTCTCACCCGGACAGTCAAACTTCGCACTATCAACGAAGTCTTTTAGTAGAAAACATGAAGGAATCGTCTCTTATTAATCTGTGGATTGTTTATGATGCAATCCAATCGCATGGAGGGGTTCAAAATGTAACTATCACTGACAAGATGATCACTGAATCAAAGTTTGCCCGTCATCTCGCTACAGAACTGCCCTTGAggagaataagaaaaaaagagaagagagcGCGACTGTTGGAAGGCAGATGAAGAGAAACGTTGTGAATTAATTAAAGGAacttaagaagaagaaagcgaGGCTAGTTGGCGAGCAACAAGAAGAATTAGCAGTTTTGAATTCCGTACAGCGGTTATTAGAAACGCGTCTGTCGCACATGTGAACAAGTCCACTTATTCTTTTAAAACTAATTCAgacctttttttaaacaacttAATCCGCCTTAATTTATAATGATTATAACTGTGTCTTGTTAACTAAGTAAATTTATCCTGTTTCAGTCATCGAGAAATAATATGTGAAGGAGAATTCTACTAAGTTTTCCCTCTGCTGTTTCGTGTACAAAACCCACAAGTCTTCTACTCAAAGCTCCTGCCCAAACCGTATGCATGGGATCAATTACAAACCCagaaatcattttaaaatttatatcCAAAAATGGACTTAAATCATGTAAGCCATTGACGTGATTATGGAGACATTCGTCTGACATCATATAATCAAGAAAACACTCATCCCGTCGTAGCGGTGCATTAGTATTCAATAAGttaattttaccttttttatcACCGGCGTATAAGACCATGATGCCTCTCTGAATACACCGTTCACACACCCAATATCCAATATGACCAAGGGTTCTTTTAAGAAAGGAGCGCATTGGAGTATCAGCAATTACGACGCGTAAAGTTGCGGTAAACTGCCTTTCACATTCGCTGTCATCATGAGGGTCTAGGTACTTCAGTTCTTTTATCACTTCCATCGTCAGTTCTTTGgctgttggttttttttcggGATGTTCAATCCCGATAAAAAACAGCTTAGCAGAATATAGGATGGTGTCTTTTTCCAGGGTTGGACGCggtagtaaaaaaatttaccgcTACCCGGTAGCTGTAACCGCAAGATTTCAATTTTCTACCGCGGTACGTTACTACCGCGGTAGTCTGACAGCCTACCGCGGTTGCGGTGGTCGTTTGCGGTAGCGCGGATAGCtaagacaaaataaaatcacAAGCATTTAGGTTTCATTTAGTTTGCCTTATTGTCTTGTATTTCAGATTGAAAGAATTAGTTTATGAATCAATGAACTTGTTTACTTTTAATAATAACATGCGTTCAAAGTTTTTGTCTGACAAACGACCCCTTAGTGGGGTAAAAATCCTTCCTGCAACGCTGAATAAGCGCTCGACAGAGGCCGAGGAAGGAAATGCAGCATTGTACTTGATAAATATGGCCTTAATGGTTGGGTATTTGTTCAGGCTGCTTATCTTTGTAGACTGGTCGGCAAGGAACAAATCAACCTCGTTGGATTCCGCTGGTACTGTGTTTGTCAAAATTGATTTGAAGAAATCTTTCTTGGTCTTCTTTCTCTGCGGGCTGTAGTCCGAATCCTCGCTTTGAATACCATCGGCCGCTGAATAAGACTGCTTCCtagtaaaatgaaaattaaagcAAGAAGTTAACAAACACAGCACTACATCATGGAATTAGTGTAACTGTATAGATACCTATTTTCCAAGTCAACTTGGTCGTTCTTGAAGGATCGAAAGACGTCTACAATACCTTGGACTTTAGCATCACGCTCCTCGCCTTCCGGCATCCATTTTGCCTTGAAGAGAGGATGTACCATGGCGGCGATGTACAACTCTGCGTCAGCCAAACTTTCAGCAAATCTTCGCTTTACTGATTCGATCATTGTGTTTAGGAGAGGTTTGCAGTGCTTGATGCCGCCTTTCTCCTTCAGGTTTTCCATCTTATTGAGAAGGATGGTAAGCGTAGGAAGTAAATAACCGATAGAGATGTTGACGTCTGCTTGAAGAACATTCAATGCTTCTGATATAGGCTCCATCACTTTGACGTATTCACGAATGAATTCCTCTTCGGCTGGGCGGAAATACGCAATCCCGAATTGTTCAAAAAGTGCTTTAAGTTCGGTCCTTTTCTTTGTGACGAAGTATTTGGCTCGTTGCATGGCATTGAAATAAGAATTCCAACGAGTTTCATTATGAATGATAAAGAGCATCCCAAGGCTCTCTATGATCGTGTCAGAAGCCTTAGAGCTTCGATTTTGCTTATTCCAGATAGCAGTCAGTTTCTTATCGGTTGCCTCCATTAGGTTCTTGAGAGCCGGTTCTAGATCCTTATAGATGTCACACTTGCAAATCAGGTTTAATGTGTGGCATGCACACCGACGATGAGGTGGTAGGATGTAAATGTTGGTTGCGTCAATACCACTATTTAGGATTGCCGTTAAGGAAATTGGATTCATGTCAGCATCAgtattttcttgaatttcgGATTCACTCTCTTGCTCCGTTGCAGATTCTCCTTGATCCTCCTTTTCCTTATCATGGTCATGATCAGATAACGAATCGATCTCATCATCGGTCTCTTCAAAATCAGAAAGCTCATCTTCTAGAAGAGCGGCGATGTTGTCTTCTCCGGTCAccttgaaattaaaaaaaaagaattcagtACCGACATTGTAAGAAACTGATTGCTAGTCTAGTACCATCTTGTTTGACCTGACATTTACTGGCTGCAGAGTCGTCCTAGAGGTGGACGCGTTCAAAACGTCCAATGAAGCTGCCCTTAGAGGcgcattttgattttgagTCGAAGTGGATCTCTCGATGGTGGAGTGGAGAGACGAGGATCCATAGAGACGAAATGCTTTCACAAAATTGCTTCCGTTGTCCGTCACCGTTGCCGTCAATTTGTGAAGGATGTCGTATTCTTCGTACACACCTTCTAGGAGCTTGgcaataatttcaaaatcacaCTTTCCTATGACGCGTCTTACGGCAAGGCATACGGAACGCCTTTTCAGGTTTGGAGCGATCCAGTGGGCAGTGATGCCGATGAACGCCCGCCGCCTAGAAGTCCATCCATCGGCAGTTGTACAAATCCACAATGCGCCTCGCAACTGGTTCATAAGAGCAGCTCTCTTCTTTATATACATACTGGCGATCTGCTTTCGGTAGAATGCACGGTTCCTGACTTTAAGACGAGGTTGCAATTTACGGGTGTAAGTCCGGAAGGCTTCTGTCTCTGTGTGATAGACTGGTAGAACCGCGTCACAAAGGTATTCCTGTAAAAGGATAATAGATGAAGTTTACCAACAATCTTTCTCTTATGCCAGTAACAATTACCGGAATGAATTCATCCAGGTTTTTCTGTGTGACAAGTTTTTGGTACCCTTGAAAAGACAAGACCTGCTGCACGAAGGCTGGCTTACGATCTGTCTCGATCTTTTTATCCGAATGGTCCCTAAGAGGTTGGACGCCCATCAACTTAGTAGCATCAATTTCTTTACAAAGTGTGTTAAACTTTTCCAGCTGTTCCTTATGAACCGTCTAAAGACCAAAAAAGGCATAAAATCGACCATCTTCAACAAGTTGTCATACCAAGTACGTCATACTTTGATGTGAGCCCGCAAGTTTCCTCTAGAGTTGTTTATCGCCGATAGAGTCTTTCCCATTCTGGGACAATCTTTCACTTGACAAGCGTACAGGGAGCTTCCATTTTTCGCCGAGGGCTCAATAAACTTGAAGAAGGATGGTGGGTAGGAAAGCCTTTTGATGTCATCAGATTCTACAAAACCCATAATAAGTAATCTACAGAAACATGACTAGATTTATTCTTTATATACCTTTCAAAGATTGGACACTAGTAGCATCTTCAGGATTCCTTGTGTCACTCTCTCGATCTCTGCTGGGACTTGAAGAAGATAGATTGCTGTCATCACGAGAAGTGTCCAACTCATTAAGGCCCATCACCTCAgtatctaaaataaaaaagatgaaTAATAGGATATGAAAGATTAGGTTTGGGAGTATTACCTGAATGAACTGTTTGCCCACGCTGAACAGATTGAGTGCTGGTAGAAGCTGGTACTGAAGCTTCCTTCGCAGTGGCAGGTTCTGCGACAGCAACATCATCAATTTGTGCTGCATCAGGTGGATTAACTTGTTgtgaatgaaaaattttttcaaatacagTTACATAGGTAAAGTCAGAACTTGCAACTACTAAACTACCTGATTGATGTAACAAAACACTATTTTCATTCCTGACAGGTGCACTGCGTTTACCTCGTTTGTTTTGCTGGGATCGATTCCCTCGACTAAAATAAAGTTTGGATGCTTGCATTACActcaataataataaaattgacAAGTTTGACTTACCCCATGATGATAAAAGACTAAATCTGTTAAATCAAACGTTTTTCAGTAACTTTATTGAGAATTACAAACTTTATAGATGAACATCAAGCGTTAGGGGCTGAGGAAATGGCGTGCTGCCAtctattttttaatgaaatatagttcattttctggctgatagatggcgtttatcTACCGCTACCGTGCGGTAGTATACATGACATGCGGTAGTGCGGTAATTGTGAAAATTTTAAGCATATCGCGGTAAAAGATTGCGGTACTACCGCTACCGCGCGGTAGTACCGCGGTAGATTTTAACCGCGGTGGTCCAACCctgtctttttcatttgagtAAAATGAAGATTTCATCGAATGTATCCTACTTAAGATGGCGTTCACATATGGTTTTTCAGAAttattaaatatacttgttccGTCGACATGGATATCGACATTGAAATGCGGAAGATTTGTTTCAATCGCGCTAGATGTTTGGAGAACTGAAGCTTGATCACTGTTCATAAAAATCTGCTCCGCTTGATGAAGACCAGCTGTGTCAGAAAAAGACTCTACCTTGTTTCGCAAACATTTCGGAAGAATTTGATGATTTTTACGGTGAATGTTGATGTATTGTAGAACATCTGAATTCTTGGACACTAAGCCAGCACTTACTCCGGCTAGAGCAGATTCTAGTccaaaatagatatattttcaCTTTAACACTTTAGCTGGTTTCTAAGGCtgtcatctttttcttttaaaagcaCGAGTATCACGAGCTAGAGAATCATGAGCTGGtgtagtttttttgtttctgtagaACGCATGATTCACCtattaaagaaaatgtttttgttaaGAAGGTGTATATCTCAATATTGGTTAAAGGTAATTGTTATTAAAATAGTTAATGcgtatttttagaaaaattaatgatgatataattgttaaattaAAAGACTGAATAATTCAATTATTTGGAAATAATTACCTCATCTCTGCTGTCAATGCACATAAGTTGCTGACCTGTGCTTGGCAAGGAAACATAGTCGGGTTCTGGCTGATGGTCCTTCAATAGTCTTAAAAGGCAACTTAAGTGGCTTTTACGTTGATTGGTTACGGCAGCAAAGTGTTGCAATAGTTGCTTGAGTGAATATGTACTTTTCCTCTATTGTTTCTTAAAATAACAATTTTGAGGCACACCATCATCTTCATGATCACTATCACTATTGGAATCCGTGCATTGCACTGTAACATTTTGTGCAATAAGCAATGGTtattggaaaacaaaataaatgttaagGGAAAAGTTGACCTTGCTAATTGCTGTGTGAATTAGTACATATTTCAGATGTTATTTGGTAGCACTGCGCAACATCACTCATCATGAATTACATAAAGGCGATGTGACTTCTTCAGTTGCTGTATTCACAGTTAGTTTCTGAAGTCGATGTCTTGTTACGAATTCATGAGCCGGCTCGTCATAAAGATTCTCTGGAACTCCTTCTTTATACCAAGTGTTAAGGATAATcctagcatttttttttattcttccaTATCGTGCCGTAACTGCTTTCAAATCTTTTGTTCGTCTAGTAACTGACCTACTAGCAAAAGAATGGCTCGAACATCATCTGAGATTATGGCATCCATTTTTAATCTAAAGGCAAAGTCGTTCGAATCTAAAGTCGTCGTTCTGAGTCAAATTGGAATAAGAATACAGTTCATCTTGAAAGCACTGGATAATTTTGTtccccaaaaaaattttgttccCCAAAAATAGTTTTATGCATCTCATTAATACTTTGATCTTCTAAAATAGGCTATTGTAGTCAAATAGTCCTTTAGTCTTGTGATCTCCCGCAAAAATTTGGTAATGTTGTGTCTCACCTGAGAATCcggaaatttttatttgtgcAAAATCCGGTACCTATGATATGACAGTTTAAataccaaattttttttactatcgTTTGGTGTTACATCTTggtttgaaaaagaataatacAGAGAATTCTTcaaactttttgttgttttctgaaGTTTACTTTATGCGACAACtaattcaatcaatttttAGAATGCAttaaattgattttatttgaaaactaAATAAGCATACAAGTTGTACAGTATATATTTCAACAATTTGGTTAAaaaaagtaggaaaaaaaaagcaacacaGTAGCTTAAGAAGGGGATATTTATTGATATGGAAACAATAAGCGTTTACAATATCTACTGTGAAACTAGTTCTTTCTACTTTTTCCCTATGAAATAAGGTATTTTTACCGTAAAAGTGACGAAACAAGACCTATGATATCCATATTAGATATTCAAAAAGTAGGGAGAACGCATTCAGAATAACCATATTGTAAGCATTTCTGTATGAAAAACCATTACTAGAGGGGTAGCCTAAGTTCcagtgttgtcaaaatctaataaaacaaaatttaaatctAAACCAAACTATTTTGCTAAAATCACTAAAATCTAAATCTGAAATAAAATCCTGTCATTTTCTAGAATTGATTTTAATCGCAAATTAAATCAGAAAtcaaaatcacaaaaaaaattatttaaaacacGATTTGAAtcgtttttgaaataaaataaaaatcacggtAATATTTATGCTTGCCAACCAACATATTTGAAGATAAGCatacattaaaattttttataaattttgaaGAATAAAAAGTATTCTTAAAGTTTGTTTAAAAGACGGTTTCTCCTTGCAGTTAAGACAAGGGATGTGACACACAAAAGTCTTTCTACTGGGGAACTGGACAGACCGGTATTGGAGCGGAGAAAAACCATTTTGATAGCTGGATGGCGATCCAGCATTGCAACTGTTTTGTCCTTATCAGTCAAGTAAAGGTCTATTTCATCCTTTGttgaaaaatctttttcttcgaAATTGAATGTTTGGTTTCCTTTTGGTAAAAAAACCGTCACAGTTGTACCGTCCACACTGGCCGGAAAAAGACGGCTTTTGTCCGTTCAATGTTGACGCGGTAAATGGAAAGAAATATTAGTTGAGTCCAAAATTGGTTTTTTATGGGCACATAATTTGTGTTGCTCTTGGGCCCAAATGAGTCCAAAACTAGTTTGGCTCCTTTTTTTGGCGTGTGCGCTTTGGAGAATCTTAATTATTATGTTTTCTGGCAACTGTGCTTCCAATTGGGAAAGAATAAGTGAAAGTctctagtaaaaaaaaacacgtactcctgtgtgtgtttgtgctGAACTCTGATAACTTTATGTGTTtttgaaacaagaaaataaaaatggcttCTAACAGTGCAAATATTGGGCGACGaccgaaaagaagaaaagtgcAACAGAAGATgggtaattttttattatctgtTGAAGCAGATTTCTCCGTTGCAGCATTTAATAATGGCGGTAGTGTGCCACATGAGGAAGAAGATAATTGCGCTTATGAGGATACAACTGAAGAGGCAGTGTTCAATGACGATTCCCAGCAAGTAGAACACTAATGAGAGTATTCCGAAACAGTAATTTAATTTTACTACGAAAGTGACTTCGATCCCCTAGATAGTTCTGATGATGAATGCGAGCTATTTAGCGATTATGATGACCCCAAAGGCGCATGGTGTGACGATGAACTAACAACTGAAATCCAATTAGTTGATGACGTCCCAGCACCTGGTTTTAAGAAAAGCTAGCGTCTTACGCCGTCGAATATCGCGTTAAACAAAATGCCGTTGACGGTCTTTTAAATAATGTGCTCCCAACTATGCCCGATTACGACAAACTAAATATTCCAAAAAGTTGTAAAACGCTACTTAAAACAATGAAGAAAACACCACTTAAAGAAGTTGAAACTGGTCAGTATTATCATTTTGGGCTCACTCGTCGTATTCAGTATATGCTTGATAGGTACGGAGGCCATTTGCCAGAAATCTTGGATgatgttttaaaatttcttaTAAATGCCGACTGCCTTCCACATGCAAAACCATCCGGATGCCAAGTTTGGCCAATTCAATGTCCGTTCTTTAACTCCTTGATGGAGAAATGGCCCCCATTCCTGCTAGGAGTTTGCCAAGGTAACTCAAAACCAGCAAACGCCAACGTCTACTTGGAGGATTTTGTGAATGAAGCCCTTCAACTTCAGCGTGACGGATTTTTGTATCGTGGCAAAGTGTTAAAAATAGTCATTTTTGAATTTAGTTGTGACGCATCAGCCAATGCGCTAAtgaagtaaataaaaattcacAATGGTTATGAATGTTGTCCAAAATGTGAGGTTCATGGCAAGTGGGCGGGCCGCGTAGTTCTCTTGGAAAAATGTTTTCCACttcaaagtgaaaaaaattttagaaataaaaCTGACGGCCCTAGTAGAACGAGATATCTTTTGGATATCTTGGAGATATGTTTCTGTCTCTCTactgtcttttttgtttttggataTCTCATCTACATCTAAAACATATGTACAAAGAAATAACTTTTTAtacatacagtacccacgccaggtattggatcacctcggtccaaaaacggcgttttaacccgcgcgagataggcctaacggtgtctcgcgcgtgaattttttttacatactaaGATTGCTTGTACGAggttactttttttttatcagaaagataaagaactagtctttatctttctgatttttaatttttaaaaagtatagttgttatatggaaaaaaggatcattttgaaatattggatcacccccgacatgtgctgcattcgttgtccctacccgcggcta
This sequence is a window from Daphnia magna isolate NIES linkage group LG7, ASM2063170v1.1, whole genome shotgun sequence. Protein-coding genes within it:
- the LOC123474362 gene encoding uncharacterized protein LOC123474362 isoform X1; this translates as MNPISLTAILNSGIDATNIYILPPHRRCACHTLNLICKCDIYKDLEPALKNLMEATDKKLTAIWNKQNRSSKASDTIIESLGMLFIIHNETRWNSYFNAMQRAKYFVTKKRTELKALFEQFGIAYFRPAEEEFIREYVKVMEPISEALNVLQADVNISIGYLLPTLTILLNKMENLKEKGGIKHCKPLLNTMIESVKRRFAESLADAELYIAAMVHPLFKAKWMPEGEERDAKVQGIVDVFRSFKNDQVDLENRKQSYSAADGIQSEDSDYSPQRKKTKKDFFKSILTNTVPAESNEVDLFLADQSTKISSLNKYPTIKAIFIKYNAAFPSSASVERLFSVAGRIFTPLRGRLSDKNFERMLLLKVNKFIDS
- the LOC123474362 gene encoding uncharacterized protein LOC123474362 isoform X2 — protein: MGRGNRSQQNKRGKRSAPVRNENSVLLHQSVNPPDAAQIDDVAVAEPATAKEASVPASTSTQSVQRGQTVHSDTEVMGLNELDTSRDDSNLSSSSPSRDRESDTRNPEDATSVQSLKESDDIKRLSYPPSFFKFIEPSAKNGSSLYACQVKDCPRMGKTLSAINNSRGNLRAHIKTVHKEQLEKFNTLCKEIDATKLMGVQPLRDHSDKKIETDRKPAFVQQVLSFQGYQKLVTQKNLDEFIPEYLCDAVLPVYHTETEAFRTYTRKLQPRLKEAVLFSGRWYSKRGFGLQPAEKEDQERFLQINFDKHSTSGIQRG